Within Thermus sp. CCB_US3_UF1, the genomic segment CAGGGGCACGGGGTTGCGGGTGTGCTGGGGGTGCCAGGGTTCCTCGGCGTTGCCGTGGTCCGAGGTGAGGAGGAGGGTTCCCCCTTCTGCCAGGAAGCCCTTGAGGAAGAGGGAAAGCTCCTGGAAGCGCTGGGGAAGGGTTTCGGGAAAGCGGTGGGCGGCCAGGTCCAAGGCCCAGTACTCCAGCACCACCAGGGGGAAGGCCCGGGCCAGGGCCGCGGCCCGGGCCCCCATTCCGTAGGGGTCCTCCCAAAAGGCCGGGGGCAGGGCCAGGGGATGGCCCAGGGGGAGGAGGGGAAGGCCGGCCAGGCGGGCGGCCTGGGCGAAGGCGGAGAGGAGGAGCCTCCGCCCCTCCGTGGCCCGCCTCAGGTACTCCGGTCGGTAGGCGTTGGCGTGGAGCACCTTCAGGCCCTGAGCCCGGGCCCAGGCGTATAGGCTTTGCCGCAGGAGGGGCCGTAGCCTGGGGCTGGGGAAGGGGCCTTGGTGGTACCCGAGGAGGCGGGGGGCGTTGGCCCCGGTGAGGAGGGCGGTCTGGCCCGTGCCCGACTGGGGCAGCCCCTCCACCCCCAGGGTGGCGTCCAGGGGTTTGGGGTCCAGTTCCAGGAGGAGGGGAAAGAGGCTTTCTAAGGTTTCCCCGAGGCCTAGGCCGTCCACGAAGAGGAAGAGCACGCCCTCAGTCTGCTCCCAGGGAAGGGGGCCGTCCAGGGCAAAGGTGCCCTTTCCCCCAGATTTTCCCCAGGGCGCAAGTATCCTGAAAGTGGAGGTCAGAATATGCCGGTGAGGAAGGCGCAGGCGGTTTGGGAAGGCGGTTTGCGAAGCGGCAAGGGGGTTATGCGGCTTCAGAGCCAGGCCTTTGAAGGACCCTATTCCTTTCCCTCGCGCTTTGAGGAGGGGCCGGGCACCAACCCCGAGGAGCTGATCGCCGCGGCCCACGCGGGGTGCTTCTCCATGGCCCTTTCCGCGGCCTTGGAGCGGGAGGGCTTTCCGCCCAAGCGGGTGGCCACCGAGGCCCGGGTGCACCTGGAGATGGTGGAGGGAAGGCCCACCCTGGCCCGCATTGAGCTGGTGACCGAGGCGGAGGTTCCCGGGATTTCCCCGGAGAAGTTCCAGGAAATCGCCCAGGCGGCCAAGGAGGGGTGCCCCGTTTCCCGGGCCCTGGCGGGCGTGGGGGAGATCGCCCTCGAGGCCCGCCTCCTTTAGGGCTTCACTCCCCCTTCCAGAGGAGGCGGCCACAGGAGGGGCAGCGCGTGAGCTGCCCCTGCACCACCTTCTGGGCCACGTGGGTGGGCAGGACCACGTTGCACCCCTCGCAGCGGAAGGCCTGGCCCTGGCGGGTCATGCGCACGATCCCCATCCCCTTGCGGGCCCGGCGGATGGCCTCGTACTCCTTGAGGACCGCCGCGGGGACGCCCTGGGCCAGGGCCGCCCGCTCCGCCAGGCGCCGCTCCACCTCGGCCTTCAGGGCTTCCACCCGGTCCCGGTTGGCGGCCAGGAGCTCTTCCAGCCGGGGGCGCAGGGCGGAAAGCTCCTCCTCCACCCGGGCGATCTCCGCCTCCAGGTTCTCCATGGCCTCCATGAGGGGGGTGGAGAGTTCCAAAAGCTCCCGGATGCGGTCCTTGATCTGCTGGATGCGGTTTTCGTACTGGGTCTGCTCCCTGGCGCTTTGCGCCTGGCGTTGCTCCGCCTCCGCCTGCTTCTCCTTGGCGGTGAGGTCCTCAATGTCCAGGCTGTGGCGGTTGTACTCCTTGCGCAGCTCCGCTTGGCGCTCCAGAAGGTCCTCAAGCTCCTCCTCCAGGGCTTCCACCTGGGCCTTGACCGCGAGGAGCTCCTCGGGGAGGCTCTCCACTTCTTTTTGCAATCGGTCTATTTCCAGGTCCTTCTCCTGGAGCCCGTAGAGGGCCTTGAGCGCTTCGTGTCCCGCCCCGTTCACGCCTCCCATTCTAAACCCTTGAGGAAGGGGTTCGCCCGGGCCTCGAGGCCCAGGGTGGTGGGGGGCCCGTGCCCCGGGTAGACCTGGGTTTCCGGGGGCAGGGTGAGAAGGCGTTTCAGGGAGCGGAAAAGGGCCTCCCGGCTGGCCCCGGGAAGGTCATACCGGCCGATGCTTCCCCGGAAGAGGAGGTCCCCCGAGAATACCTGGGGCGGGCCCTCCTCTTTGCGGTACAGGAAGGCCACGTGGCCAGGGCTGTGGCCGGGGAGGTGCCAAACCTCTAGGCCAAAGGCCTGCCCTCCCTCCGCCAGGGGCTCCACGGGAAGGGGGGGCTGGGGGATGGCGAGGCCCCAGCTCCGCGCCGCTTCCGCCGCGTGGCGGTAAAGGGGAAGGTCCAGGGGATGGAGGAAGACGGGGAGGGCGAGCCTCTCCACCAAGGGGGCCACCGCCCCCACGTGGTCAAAATGGGCGTGGGTGAGGAGTATGGCCTTGGGGGTGAGGCCCGTGGCCTCCAGGAGGCCTAAAATCCGCTCGGGCTCGTCCCCCGGGTCAATAAGGAGGGCCCCTTCCGGCCCCTCCACCAGGTAGGCGTTCTCCTCCAGGGGGCCAAGGGTGAGGCGGAAGACCCTCATGGCTCGGTGGGCAGGCCCTCCCCCAGCCACTCGTGCATGGAGCCCAGGTAGTTCCGGGCCCGCACCCCCAGGCTCCGTAGGACGAAGAAGGCCACGGCGCTCCGGGCCCCCGAGTGGCAGTAGACCCCCACCTCCTGGCCCGGGGCGAGCCCCAGCCGTTCCAGCACCCTTCCCGGCTCCAAGAAGACCTCCAAGGGGGCGTTGCGGCTTCCGGGGATCCGCCCGCCCCGGGGGCAGCAGGGGGGGTGGACCTTGCCCTGGAACTCCTCGGGGCTGCGCACGTCCAGGAGGAGGGGGTGGCGGGCGGCCTCGTCGGCGGTGAGAAGCCAGTCCCGGCGGAGGCGGGCCTCCACCTGGGTCCGCTCGGGCTTGGGCTCCTCCTTTTCCGTGGCGTAGGCTTCCCAGCCCTCGGTCCAAAGCTCCACCTCCAGCCCCCCCAGGCCCAGGAAGAAGGCGGTGCGGCAGAGGCGGCTGGTGAGGCCCTCGTCGTAGAGGACCACGGGGCTTTCCAGGCCCAGGGTTTGGAAAAGCTCGGTGAGCCCGGCCTCCAGGGCCTTGAGTTCGCCCTCCTCCCGCAGGCGGAGCCGGGGGGCGGAAAGGTCCAGGTGGCGGGCCCCGGGCAGGTGGCCCGCCTCGTAGGCGGCCCTGGGGCGGGTATCCACCAGAACCGCACCTTGCGGCAGCTCCATGCCCCTGATTATAGGCGGCGCCAGGGTAAGCTTAACCTGATAAGGCTACTTGACAAAACTAGGCGCATATGTTATAAGCGAAACTGGAGGTGATAGCCATGGCCCTGGTGCGTAGGGAAACCCGCCCTGCTGAGATCACGCCCTTCCGGACCTGGGGTCCTTTCTCCCTGCTGGAGGAGGCCAACCGGCTCTTTGAGGAAGTGTTGGGGGAGTTTGCCCGGCCGGGGGTGGCCTATGTGGCCCCTGCTGACCTCTACGAGACCGACGAGGCCTTGGTTCTTGAGATGGCGGTTCCCGGCCTGGCCCCTGAGGACCTGGAGGTGAGCCTCGAGGGGCAAAAGCTCACGGTTCGCGGCCAGGTGAAGCCCGCAGAGGAGGCCAAGGCCCGCCGTTACTACCTGCAGGAGATCCCCCACGGCTCCTTCGTGCGCTCCTTCAGCCTGCCGGTGGAGGTCAAGGCCGAGGAGGCCAAGGCGGAGTTCCGCCACGGCGTCCTGCGCCTTACCCTGCCCAAGGTGGCCGAGGCCCGGGCCAAGCGCATCCCCATTGAGGTGGTGCGCTAGCCCCCTGGCCCCCGGGAAACCGGGGGTCAGGCCTTGTTCAGGGCCCTGGCCATCCGGGCCAGGGCCTCTTCCAGCACCTCGGGGTAGGTGGCGAAGTTGAGGCGCACGAAGCGCTCGTACCCCTCGCCAAAGCTCTCCCCCGGGTTCAGGGCCACCCGGGCCTCCCGGAGGAAGAAGGCCCCGGCCCTGGGGATGGGGGTCTTGAGCCAGGCCAGGTAGGTGCCCTCCGGGGGAAAGTGGCCGAGCCCCACCTCCTGGGCCCAGGCCGCCACCCGGTCCCGGTTGGCCTTAAGCCGCTTCAGGGTTTCCCCAAGCCAAGCCCCGCCC encodes:
- a CDS encoding OsmC family protein yields the protein MPVRKAQAVWEGGLRSGKGVMRLQSQAFEGPYSFPSRFEEGPGTNPEELIAAAHAGCFSMALSAALEREGFPPKRVATEARVHLEMVEGRPTLARIELVTEAEVPGISPEKFQEIAQAAKEGCPVSRALAGVGEIALEARLL
- a CDS encoding Hsp20/alpha crystallin family protein; this translates as MALVRRETRPAEITPFRTWGPFSLLEEANRLFEEVLGEFARPGVAYVAPADLYETDEALVLEMAVPGLAPEDLEVSLEGQKLTVRGQVKPAEEAKARRYYLQEIPHGSFVRSFSLPVEVKAEEAKAEFRHGVLRLTLPKVAEARAKRIPIEVVR
- a CDS encoding sulfurtransferase, whose product is MELPQGAVLVDTRPRAAYEAGHLPGARHLDLSAPRLRLREEGELKALEAGLTELFQTLGLESPVVLYDEGLTSRLCRTAFFLGLGGLEVELWTEGWEAYATEKEEPKPERTQVEARLRRDWLLTADEAARHPLLLDVRSPEEFQGKVHPPCCPRGGRIPGSRNAPLEVFLEPGRVLERLGLAPGQEVGVYCHSGARSAVAFFVLRSLGVRARNYLGSMHEWLGEGLPTEP
- a CDS encoding MBL fold metallo-hydrolase, translating into MRVFRLTLGPLEENAYLVEGPEGALLIDPGDEPERILGLLEATGLTPKAILLTHAHFDHVGAVAPLVERLALPVFLHPLDLPLYRHAAEAARSWGLAIPQPPLPVEPLAEGGQAFGLEVWHLPGHSPGHVAFLYRKEEGPPQVFSGDLLFRGSIGRYDLPGASREALFRSLKRLLTLPPETQVYPGHGPPTTLGLEARANPFLKGLEWEA
- a CDS encoding metalloenzyme, which encodes MLFLFVDGLGLGETLESLFPLLLELDPKPLDATLGVEGLPQSGTGQTALLTGANAPRLLGYHQGPFPSPRLRPLLRQSLYAWARAQGLKVLHANAYRPEYLRRATEGRRLLLSAFAQAARLAGLPLLPLGHPLALPPAFWEDPYGMGARAAALARAFPLVVLEYWALDLAAHRFPETLPQRFQELSLFLKGFLAEGGTLLLTSDHGNAEEPWHPQHTRNPVPLVYTGQGPEGPQDLTGVLPWLQTIITSKLRKSDRNT
- a CDS encoding zinc ribbon domain-containing protein, producing MGGVNGAGHEALKALYGLQEKDLEIDRLQKEVESLPEELLAVKAQVEALEEELEDLLERQAELRKEYNRHSLDIEDLTAKEKQAEAEQRQAQSAREQTQYENRIQQIKDRIRELLELSTPLMEAMENLEAEIARVEEELSALRPRLEELLAANRDRVEALKAEVERRLAERAALAQGVPAAVLKEYEAIRRARKGMGIVRMTRQGQAFRCEGCNVVLPTHVAQKVVQGQLTRCPSCGRLLWKGE